In Paenibacillus sp. FSL M7-0420, a single genomic region encodes these proteins:
- a CDS encoding amidase domain-containing protein has product MEQQWKKSLYVYVDQLNKGRVAPGAEPRHSTIRDPRFQDEQRTRSRRIAQWYSRRGITPLRGETGVRTIRTVRESPAEVVADVALHSAFYYEKGGMTHREDVVESERLTFEREKGGWEIVNVERRVPERSGVRKVVEKDPSLRLSEWGEALPDPRPSQPLLNRRVLKGASGAREVRYRREEAAAYADLWWKEGNPEFEIFEVDCTNYVSQCLFAGGAPINYTGKRETGWWYKGYNGAQEWWSFSWAVSDSLKRYLSGSRSSGLRAEIVERPEQLQLGDVIQYDWDGNGHYQHSTIVTAFDAGGQPLVNARTVSSRHRFWDYKDSYAWTDRTAYRFFHINDYL; this is encoded by the coding sequence ATGGAGCAGCAGTGGAAAAAAAGTCTCTATGTCTATGTGGACCAGCTGAACAAGGGGCGGGTTGCACCTGGCGCCGAACCGCGCCATAGCACGATCAGGGACCCGCGGTTCCAGGACGAACAGCGCACGCGTTCCCGCCGGATTGCCCAGTGGTACAGCCGCCGGGGCATTACTCCGCTGCGCGGGGAGACGGGAGTGCGGACCATCCGTACCGTGCGGGAGAGTCCTGCCGAGGTGGTCGCCGATGTGGCGCTGCACAGCGCCTTCTATTATGAGAAGGGCGGCATGACGCACCGCGAGGATGTGGTGGAGTCGGAGCGGCTGACCTTTGAACGTGAAAAAGGCGGCTGGGAGATTGTGAATGTGGAGCGCCGTGTGCCGGAACGGAGCGGGGTGCGCAAGGTAGTGGAGAAAGATCCGTCTCTGCGGCTCTCGGAATGGGGGGAGGCGCTGCCCGATCCGCGTCCTTCCCAGCCGCTGCTGAACCGCCGTGTCCTGAAGGGCGCAAGCGGCGCAAGGGAGGTGCGGTACCGCAGGGAGGAGGCTGCAGCCTATGCCGACCTCTGGTGGAAGGAGGGGAATCCGGAGTTCGAGATTTTCGAGGTGGACTGCACGAATTATGTCTCCCAATGTCTCTTTGCAGGGGGAGCGCCTATCAATTATACTGGTAAAAGAGAAACGGGCTGGTGGTACAAGGGCTATAATGGAGCCCAGGAATGGTGGAGCTTCAGCTGGGCGGTCTCCGACAGCCTGAAGCGTTATCTGAGCGGGAGCCGCAGCAGCGGGCTGCGTGCGGAGATTGTCGAGCGGCCGGAGCAGCTTCAGCTGGGCGACGTTATTCAGTATGACTGGGACGGCAACGGACATTATCAGCACAGCACGATCGTTACCGCTTTTGATGCTGGCGGGCAGCCGCTGGTGAATGCGCGGACGGTCAGCAGCCGTCACCGCTTCTGGGATTACAAGGATTCCTACGCCTGGACGGACCGGACGGCTTATCGTTTTTTTCATATCAATGACTATTTATAG